Within the Serratia sp. UGAL515B_01 genome, the region TTAGGTATGTTGGGAAATAGTAAAGACGTTGAAGGGACTTGGTTTGCCGATCCGATGAAGGGGAGCATTCCCGTTCAACTTTCCGATATAATAAACGACGTGTTATTGCCCGCCGGGATCTGCATATCGCAACCTCAACGAGAAACTGAGAGCGGCGAGTATGGCGCCTGTCAGTTTGAGGTGGAAGGCAAGCGAGTCTTATTCCGCGTCGCTAATACAACCCCAACTAAACTCGGGCAATTTGTGACCATGTGGAAAAGACCGCGTGCACAGGATGAGATTATGCCCATCGATTATGACGATGGCATTGAGTTCGTATTAGTGAGCGTCTTTGATCATACTCATCGGGGTCTCTTTATCTTCAACAAATATGTGCTGGCGAAAAAGGGGGTCATGTCAGTGAAGGGCAAAGAGGGGAAAAGAGCCATTCGCGTTTATGCTCCTTGGGTTAAACCCATTGTGAAACAAGCGATTACAACGCAAGAATGGCAGTTGCAGCACTTCGTTTCAGCAGCTTCCGGTGAAGTCAATTTTAATAAGCTCAAGGCGTTGCTAACACTAGATAATTGGGTTAAGGGACACCCCCTAACAATAGATAGTCTTTTCTAAGGGGCTATGTGTAATCCTGTGGTGCGACACGAGTTGGCTCTAATGGAATGGACGCTCCCCCCACTTAAACAGCATCAGTGTGCCAATATGGGACTGTGTCAAACACGAC harbors:
- a CDS encoding MepB family protein; amino-acid sequence: MLGNSKDVEGTWFADPMKGSIPVQLSDIINDVLLPAGICISQPQRETESGEYGACQFEVEGKRVLFRVANTTPTKLGQFVTMWKRPRAQDEIMPIDYDDGIEFVLVSVFDHTHRGLFIFNKYVLAKKGVMSVKGKEGKRAIRVYAPWVKPIVKQAITTQEWQLQHFVSAASGEVNFNKLKALLTLDNWVKGHPLTIDSLF